AATCCATTGGTTCTTCTTTATTGTCTTTCAGATAGGTTGCAAACAGGTGATCCAGTATGCCGGTTTTTGACTGCTTTATATGACCGTATTTAAAACTGAGTTGTGTTATCGCATCTTCAACCGGTTTGTTCTGAACCATTATCTGGTAAAACGTCGAAACAATTCCTGCTCTATCTGCACCTGATTTGCAGTGCAAAGCAATGGGGTACTCTGCGGTCTCAAAAACGTGTTTGATATTGTTAATGACGGTTTTGGTCGGAAGGTCTCGAGAGTAGATACCCTGAATATCGATCATCTTCACGCCGTACTTTTCACAGGCTTCTATTTCGAGAGGGTAGGAACCATAGGGGTTTTTGCCTCTTAAATTCAGAATGGTTTTAATGCCTTTTTTGGACAGGTTGCGAAT
The genomic region above belongs to Thiomicrorhabdus xiamenensis and contains:
- a CDS encoding fused DSP-PTPase phosphatase/NAD kinase-like protein; the protein is MHKYHLKTLGNRIKAYLSMYFTDHGFLRAMTFFNKYWIDNQALRMSQPSPAEIRNLSKKGIKTILNLRGKNPYGSYPLEIEACEKYGVKMIDIQGIYSRDLPTKTVINNIKHVFETAEYPIALHCKSGADRAGIVSTFYQIMVQNKPVEDAITQLSFKYGHIKQSKTGILDHLFATYLKDNKEEPMDFMEWVETKYDRKQTMQNFSDSWWASTLVDKLLRRE